A region of Xylocopa sonorina isolate GNS202 chromosome 13, iyXylSono1_principal, whole genome shotgun sequence DNA encodes the following proteins:
- the LOC143430417 gene encoding LOW QUALITY PROTEIN: putative aarF domain-containing protein kinase 2 (The sequence of the model RefSeq protein was modified relative to this genomic sequence to represent the inferred CDS: deleted 2 bases in 1 codon; substituted 2 bases at 2 genomic stop codons): protein MGFYSNLSRVFRSNKFIETRGERWQRKEYAAPIQFNPSITGTVNNLGNSRRAIKAILIRFSKPHRQGQIHKNDLLVKDTKDESFFSVILIVARIFVIGFIVTGLIIAYLVTRFTHGHVFPIILRKSIEFLGPIFIKFGQWVSTRKDLFPEDICYTLSKLQRSASPHSWVYTRQLLKAVYGSNWRNVFVKFEHEAPIGSGCCAQVYKAWVDLNARVEVSRKPRIPVFIQIAECLKLGSLVTFVERTFNDNVYESEHCNDQRKLQPVAVKVLHPGIKGQLRRDLFIMRAICKYATYIVPQLQWLSLTDCIDEFSQIMENQVDMNLEAANLIRFSNNFSEKKDVVFPQPYSNFTQCEVLVETFHEGSPISDYLDNPDSKLQGRLAKLGIKTILKMVGNNVILXQNYSYERIVLLQLELLGKLXVFKDNFIHCDLHPGNILVQTNREPTGKISAWFSKFINCDYLSNYPRLIILDCGLVVSLNDQCRQNLRNVFRSVLLGNGELAAEYILEHSSHVSPDPDGFKAAIKNIVDAYLRSNINVNVSTVVTELFSAMVRYKVKQDGSFSSVILSMVIVEGLGRSLDPNIDIFTEVVPFVFTSITVYDD, encoded by the exons ATGGGTTTTTATTCGAATTTATCGAGAGTGTTTCGTTCCAACAAATTTATCGAAACTAGAGGTGAAAGATGGCAGAGGAAAGAATACGCAGCACCTATTCAATTTAACCCATCGATAACAGGAACCGTTAATAATTTGGGGAACTCAAGGCGAGCAATTAAGGCAATTCTTATTCGGTTTTCTAAGCCACATCGTCAAGGGCAGATTCATAAAAATGATTTATTAGTAAAGGATACGAAGGACGAAAGTTTCTTCAGTGTTATATTAATCGTAGCAAGAATTTTTGTGATAGGTTTCATCGTCACGGGATTAATTATCGCGTATCTCGTTACACGTTTCACGCATGGACACGTATTTCCGATTATTCTACGGAAAA GTATCGAATTTCTTGGGCCGATATTCATAAAATTCGGTCAGTGGGTATCTACGCGGAAAGATTTATTTCCTGAAGATATTTGTTATACTCTGTCGAAATTGCAACGATCTGCTTCCCCGCATTCTTGGGTTTACACGAGGCAATTACTTAAAGCTGTATATGGCTCAAATTGGAGGAACGTATTTGTAAAATTTGAACATGAAGCACCCATCGGATCAGGGTGCTGTGCTCAG GTATACAAGGCATGGGTGGATCTGAATGCTCGAGTGGAAGtatcacgtaaacctcgaataccTGTATTTATTCAAA TTGCCGAATGTTTAAAACTCGGATCGTTGGTTACTTTTGTTG AAAGAACGTTTAATGATAATGTTTATGAATCGGAACACTGTAACGATCAAAGAAAATTACAGCCGGTAGCGGTAAAAGTTCTACATCCAGGGATTAAAGGGCAATTGAG GAGAGATCTTTTTATAATGAGAGCAATTTGTAAATATGCTACCTATATAGTGCCGCAATTACAATGGCTCAGTCTTACCGATTGTATCGACGAATTCTCGCAGATAATGGAAAATCAG GTCGACATGAATTTAGAAGCAGCCAACTTGATTCGATtttcaaacaatttctcggAGAAGAAAGATGTTGTTTTCCCGCAGCCTTACTCGAATTTTACTCAATGCGAAGTACTCGTGGAAACTTTTCACGAAGGTTCTCCTATTTCTGATTATCTCGATAATCCTGATTCTAAGTTGCAAGGACGATTGGCCAAATTAGGCATTAAaacgatcttaaaaatggttggCAATAACGTAATCTTGTAACAGAATTAT TCATACGAACGAATAGTTTTATTACAATTGGAATTATTGGGAAAATTGTAGGTATTTAAAGACAACTTCATTCATTGTGACTTACATCCTGGTAACATCTTGGTACAAACAAATCGTGAGCCAACTGGAAAAATTAGCGCTTGGTTTTCAAAATTCATCAATTGTGATTACCTGTCAAATTATCCACGTTTAATTATACTCGATTGCGGTTTAGTGGTATCTCTTAACGATCAGTGCCGGCAAAATCTTAGAAACGTCTTTCGTTCGGTGCTCTTAGGAAAT GGCGAATTGGCAGCTGAATATATTCTGGAACATAGTTCACACGTGTCCCCTGATCCCGACGGTTTCAAGGCTGCAATAAAAAATATCGTCGACGCGTATCTTCGAAGTAACATTAAT GTGAACGTAAGTACCGTGGTGACTGAATTATTTTCCGCGATGGTTCGATACAAAGTCAAGCAAGACGGATCCTTTAGTAGTGTGATTCTCAGTATGGTAATCGTCGAGGGCCTCGGTCGCAGCCTGGATCCTAATATTGATATTTTTACAGAAGTTGTGCCGTTCGTTTTTACAAGTATTACAGTATACGACGATTAA
- the LOC143430311 gene encoding transmembrane protein 216 — MPTIASSSLTYEILMYLNSFYFGMFAICELGMGFFKAANLPSPGTNTILTEFVLLFFLIITEGARIYLGRKGNLTEHGLPILIGVILTVPSSLTTLYFLIWQNYVLKLEVILCSIQLVLLASELTISILCLIAIYKPASPDE; from the coding sequence ATGCCTACGATTGCCAGTTCATCTCTAACATATGAAATTCTAATGTACTTAAACTCTTTTTACTTTGGTATGTTTGCCATATGTGAACTGGGCATGGGATTTTTCAAGGCAGCAAATTTACCATCGCCAGGCACAAATACAATATTGACAGAGTTTGTACTGTTGTTCTTTCTCATAATCACAGAAGGAGCTAGAATTTATCTTGGAAGAAAAGGAAATTTGACTGAACACGGACTGCCAATTCTTATCGGAGTTATTTTAACTGTACCCAGCTCTTTAACTACATTATACTTTTTAATCTGGCAAAATTATGTACTCAAATTAGAAGTAATTCTATGCAGCATACAACTGGTACTTTTAGCATCCGAATTAACTATTTCTATCTTGTGCCTTATAGCTATTTATAAACCTGCATCTCCAGATGAATAA
- the LOC143430259 gene encoding adenosine 3'-phospho 5'-phosphosulfate transporter 1 isoform X1: protein MRNIINDVVICVLLLLSVSLIFGASEIIKSLVNTGENFLKTSSYNWIIKLCLNLLSYATVLLPGCLIYKYVRHTKYIQRGGKGCIPRLVHLCFVGHCETGLLDSSSYVSAPSNHSQRTFTQDALLLLYCFFGLQISYLTWGYLQEKIMTQEYEDVMGNKDRFQDSQFLVFVNRILAFLMSGLYLTIQRQPQHKAPLYKYAFCSLSNIMSSWCQYEALKYVSFPTQVLAKASKIIPVMIMGKIISHTTYEYYEYVTAVLISIGMTLFMLDSSDYKNGKFSSAIINLLLFPIDIIIVLILLDGATTVSGIVLLGGYLLLDSFTSTWQSALFVEYGATSVQMMCVVNMFSCLLTAMSLFQQSSFPLILSFMTKYPRFIMDCLLISICSASGQLYIFYTISKFGPVTFVIMMTIRQGLAILLSCLIYHHRVTVIGIIGILVVFGSVFLRIYCNNRLRAIRRRRAAANSIKD from the exons ATGCGAAATATCATCAACGATGTTGTTATTTG CGTATTGCTACTACTTTCAGTGAGCCTTATATTCGGAGCTAGTGAAATCATTAAATCTCTTGTGAATACTGGAGAGAATTTCTTGAAAACTTCCTCCTATAATTGGATTATAAAATTATGTTTAAATTTACTCAGTTATGCTACCGTACTATTACCAGGTTGCCTCATATATAAATACGTACGTCATACCAAATATATTCAAAGGGGAG GTAAAGGATGTATACCCAGATTAGTACACTTATGTTTTGTGGGTCACTGTGAAACAGGACTTTTGGATTCTTCCTCTTATGTATCTGCACCATCTAATCATAGCCAACGTACTTTTACACAAGATGCTCTATTACTTTTATACTGTTTCTTTGGCTTGCAAATCAGTTATTTAACATGGGGTTACTTACAAGAAAAGATAATGACACAG GAATACGAAGATGTTATGGGGAACAAGGACCGCTTTCAAGATTCTCAATTTCTAGTGTTTGTAAATCGGATACTTGCATTTTTGATGTCTGGACTGTATTTAACAATTCAAAGGCAACCGCAACATAAAGCACCTCTTTACAAGTATGCATTTTGCTCTTTATCAAATATCATGAGCAGTTGGTGCCAATATGAAGCTTTAAAGTATGTCAGTTTTCCGACACAG GTTTTGGCAAAAGCCTCAAAAATTATTCCGGTAATGATAATGGGAAAAATAATTTCACACACTACGTATGAGTATTACGAATATGTTACAGCTGTACTCATTTCTATTGGAATGACACTGTTTATGTTAGATAGTTCGGATTATAAAAACGGCAAGTTTTCTTCTGCCATAATAaatttattactatttccaatcGATATTATTATTGTTCTAATTCTTTTAGACGGAGCCACTACAGTATCCGGTATTGTGCTCTTAGGAGGCTACTTATTACTAGATAGTTTTACAAGTACCTGGCAAAGTGCATTATTTGTGGAATACGGTGCAACGAGCGTTCAAATGATGTGTGTAGTTAATATGTTTTCATGTTTATTAACTGCAATGTCTTTGTTTCAACAGTCGAGCTTCCCTCTTATACTTTCTTTTATGACAAAG TATCCTAGGTTTATCATGGATTGCTTACTTATATCAATCTGTTCTGCGAGTGGTCAATTATATATTTTCTACACAATTTCTAAGTTTGGTCCAGTGACATTTGTTATTATGATGACTATACGACAG GGTTTGGCTATATTGTTATCTTGTTTGATATACCATCATCGTGTAACTGTTATCGGTATCATTGGTATATTAGTAGTATTTGGTTCAGTATTTTTACGAATATATTGTAATAATCGTCTACGTGCAATCAGAAGACGTAGAGCTGCAGCAAATAGTATAAAAGATTAA
- the LOC143430259 gene encoding adenosine 3'-phospho 5'-phosphosulfate transporter 1 isoform X2: MRNIINDVVICVLLLLSVSLIFGASEIIKSLVNTGENFLKTSSYNWIIKLCLNLLSYATVLLPGCLIYKYVRHTKYIQRGGKGCIPRLVHLCFVGHCETGLLDSSSYVSAPSNHSQRTFTQDALLLLYCFFGLQISYLTWGYLQEKIMTQEYEDVMGNKDRFQDSQFLVFVNRILAFLMSGLYLTIQRQPQHKAPLYKYAFCSLSNIMSSWCQYEALKYVSFPTQVLAKASKIIPVMIMGKIISHTTYEYYEYVTAVLISIGMTLFMLDSSDYKNDGATTVSGIVLLGGYLLLDSFTSTWQSALFVEYGATSVQMMCVVNMFSCLLTAMSLFQQSSFPLILSFMTKYPRFIMDCLLISICSASGQLYIFYTISKFGPVTFVIMMTIRQGLAILLSCLIYHHRVTVIGIIGILVVFGSVFLRIYCNNRLRAIRRRRAAANSIKD, from the exons ATGCGAAATATCATCAACGATGTTGTTATTTG CGTATTGCTACTACTTTCAGTGAGCCTTATATTCGGAGCTAGTGAAATCATTAAATCTCTTGTGAATACTGGAGAGAATTTCTTGAAAACTTCCTCCTATAATTGGATTATAAAATTATGTTTAAATTTACTCAGTTATGCTACCGTACTATTACCAGGTTGCCTCATATATAAATACGTACGTCATACCAAATATATTCAAAGGGGAG GTAAAGGATGTATACCCAGATTAGTACACTTATGTTTTGTGGGTCACTGTGAAACAGGACTTTTGGATTCTTCCTCTTATGTATCTGCACCATCTAATCATAGCCAACGTACTTTTACACAAGATGCTCTATTACTTTTATACTGTTTCTTTGGCTTGCAAATCAGTTATTTAACATGGGGTTACTTACAAGAAAAGATAATGACACAG GAATACGAAGATGTTATGGGGAACAAGGACCGCTTTCAAGATTCTCAATTTCTAGTGTTTGTAAATCGGATACTTGCATTTTTGATGTCTGGACTGTATTTAACAATTCAAAGGCAACCGCAACATAAAGCACCTCTTTACAAGTATGCATTTTGCTCTTTATCAAATATCATGAGCAGTTGGTGCCAATATGAAGCTTTAAAGTATGTCAGTTTTCCGACACAG GTTTTGGCAAAAGCCTCAAAAATTATTCCGGTAATGATAATGGGAAAAATAATTTCACACACTACGTATGAGTATTACGAATATGTTACAGCTGTACTCATTTCTATTGGAATGACACTGTTTATGTTAGATAGTTCGGATTATAAAAACG ACGGAGCCACTACAGTATCCGGTATTGTGCTCTTAGGAGGCTACTTATTACTAGATAGTTTTACAAGTACCTGGCAAAGTGCATTATTTGTGGAATACGGTGCAACGAGCGTTCAAATGATGTGTGTAGTTAATATGTTTTCATGTTTATTAACTGCAATGTCTTTGTTTCAACAGTCGAGCTTCCCTCTTATACTTTCTTTTATGACAAAG TATCCTAGGTTTATCATGGATTGCTTACTTATATCAATCTGTTCTGCGAGTGGTCAATTATATATTTTCTACACAATTTCTAAGTTTGGTCCAGTGACATTTGTTATTATGATGACTATACGACAG GGTTTGGCTATATTGTTATCTTGTTTGATATACCATCATCGTGTAACTGTTATCGGTATCATTGGTATATTAGTAGTATTTGGTTCAGTATTTTTACGAATATATTGTAATAATCGTCTACGTGCAATCAGAAGACGTAGAGCTGCAGCAAATAGTATAAAAGATTAA